The sequence TTTCTTATCATCACGTTCACAGCCTTTCACAGCCTTGTTCACTTACTGTCAGTACAAATAACCATATCCTCAAATAGAATTCCTCttaaataatgttaaaaatatcGTAACATTGTCCTTATCATACAAATGTTTCTCCAACAGATATCCCTCCTACACTAATTATTACTATGGCCAGGGATACTGGATAGCAAACTCCAGAAGCTCCCGGGCTGGTTGGAGAATGACGGCACATGTGGACCTGGGAACCCGATCTGATACTCGTGAATCCAACAAATCTCCCATCACAGCCATGTCACCTGTTCTTCGGTAATGACCAATGTCATTTCCTGTTTTGGGTTGCTGCATTGCAGTGTTATCTAAAATACATAGTTTGAGATGTAACAAATAAAGGAATGATTAAGTTTAGttgccacacacagacagggtgCTTTGTCCTGTGACTCATGTTATGCCCTCctggaatgtgtttttttagccCTTGTCCCCACAATGTCTGTGCAGAGTCCCGCTGGTCATAAACTTCTACTTTAACTCCTGTCTGTGCCAGCAAAAATGCTGATTCAGTTGATTCCCACTTCACAGAATCACCCGTAACTGTCCGCGGGCAATCAATATGACAGTTTTCGACCCTGATGGTGATCGGGTCAGATGCAGGTATGCAGCATCCAGTGCAGCTGAGTGCGGTCTGTGCTACCAACCTGAGGGTTTCTCTCTAGATCAGGTAAGATCTTGGAATTTGAGTTACCCAAATTCTTCACTTTGAAAATAAGTAAATGTAAGTATAATTTTGTTAGTTCGCACAACTTACTCAAATCCAGATTCAGATTTGTTTATAATGTCCTTTTCACAGATGGGTTTGCAAAGAGCCTTGTATAGATTTTGTTCCCATTGCCATTCATGTCTGGTCATATTAAATATGAGAAAGTGATGAATAGACAGTTACAATTTTCCCTAACTCCAATTCACACATCTGTTAATCTGTTCAAAATGATGTAGATTGTTTGCTGGAGAAATTAAGTATTGATAATGTTCTCACTTCTAAGCTACTTTAAGTTTATAAGTGTATTGTGGCAGAAGTTTTATAATCTGCAACACTTTcgtataaatacatttctgttttgttgctCTCTGTTGATccctgatataacacaatagtgattcaagcaTATCTGATGATGTTTCATTACTGATGAAGCATATCATCAGTAATTTTGCCCCAAATTTTCAGTCAGTTCAAGTTGTATGAAAAGTcaacaaaaagaaatgaatgatgaaGATGCCAATATGGCACAACATATCAGCTATTGCAACCTTTGTAAAGTGTGTGTCAAAAATAATCTTCCTGTTTTTTGTCAGAATTCCTGCTCCCTATCATATTCCCCCAGTAGTCAAACTGGAATCCATGCATTTGAGCTAGTAGTGGAGGACTTCCCCAGAAAACACATCACTGTCTCCTACTCTGATGGATCCTACACCTCAAAGAATCCCCTTTCAGTAGGAAGGAATAAACGTGCCATCACTATCACACCGTCATTTTCATCAAGCACCACTACAGCcgcaacaacaaccacagctgcacCAACGACAACCACAGTCGCATCAACGACCACAGCCCCACCAACAACGACCACATTCCCACCAACAACGACCACATTCGCACCAACAACGACCACATTCGCACCAACAACGACCACATTCCCACCAACGACCACATTCGCACCAACAACGACCACAGGCCCACCAACAAGGACCACATTCCCACCAACAACGACCACAGCCCCACCAACAACGACCACATTCCCACCAACAACGACCACAGCCTCACCAACAACGACCACAGCcccaccaacaacaaccacattcCCACCAACAACGACCACAGCCCCACCAACAACGACCACATTCCCACCAACAACGACCACAGCCCCACCAACAACGACCACAGCCCCACCAACAACGACCACAGCCTCACCAACAACGACCACAGCCCCACCAACAACGACCACATTCCCACCAACAACGACCACAGCCTCACCAACGACTACAACCGAACCAACAACAACCCTGCCTCCATCTACCACTATGCCCTACCGTTCATCAATTGCGCCTTTAAGCAAGCTTCCTCTGCAGTTCTCTGTTCATGGTTCGACAACAATTTTCTTTTATTGATATTTACCACACTGATTTACATTTTAgcatttattttgatacatttctAACTCagtgtctctttcttctcattTGACTTTCAGTTGACTCACACTATGCCCCTTCATGTCTCGATGGTGATTATTTCCCCATTTTCCTGTCTCCGACTCCAAGTAATGGAGTAAATCTTCCTGCCTTTGTCAACAACACACTCGAAATCAAAGTCAGATCCACAGCACAACATGCCACGTAAGGAAATTTCATATTAAAATCACATATATaattttgcagtcaagtgtttattgtgtttgtaagggataatgtacgCTGAGCCTACACTTTGCATCAGGGTCTTGAGTCACCGTGTCGGGACTTATTTTGTAATAATGACCGGCTTACTGAACATTATCCCACTTATTTCACGGCTACTTACCAAAGTTAATCATTTGTCACAAAATActgattttaaattattttattacaagctaaagaAATGTACAAGCCTCCACCAAAAAAGTAGTTCTGCAGGATCTTGCAGTAAGCAAGGAGTAATATATTTTTGGTACAAGAACTTTAAGTTAATTTGATTCAAAATTAACAAAATCGACCAGACTTCTTGAGTGCACAGTGATACAAtgagatgtgaaacagcagttTGTTATTCTGAAATAACAGAATGTGCTccttggccaatcagaattgagtattcaacaaagctatgtaaaaattttatttttgcataTAAGATATATATCACGTATCATTTCCCAGTGTTTCATTACAAATGTACATTATAACCAATAATTTGTGAATAATACGTTAATAATGCGGTTTGGCTACTGAATATTGTTCTTTTGGGCAAGTTTATGAAAACATTGTTCCCCTTGTAGGATCTATGACCTAATTATCACTGGACCAAAGGGCATTTCAAAGCAGAAGACCTCCACAGAAGAATATACCATAAAATGGACACCAACGGATGATGAAGTGAATGACCATTTTCCCATCTGCTTTGTTTCTGAGGCAAGAGATAGGTGAGCTTTAAATAAACCATCCACTTCATTCTAAACCTCATAAACCAGATGGACTAGGTGATAAATTAGAAAACCAATATGTAAAAATGTTCAATACAACATGGAGTGGAGATTCGTATCTGACTTCCACTTCCATCACATTTTCATGTGAACAGCTCCTTGGTGAATAATTTATATAATTTGAACTCTGCCCACCTAAACCCAGATGGAATCATTTTTTGAAGTATTGAAATGTGAGACTGTTGATTTCCACATAGCTGACATTATAGACTACATACAGGGCAGCTAAACTGAATAATTTACCAGCTTTAATGTTCTATTCCAGACACTACAGAATCTATCATTCAGAGCTGCGTTGTGTCACTGCTGATGTTGGACACCATGGTTAGTATACTTCAAACTTAAGTTAAATCTAATTTTTCATGTTGAACACAAATCTTGTACTCTTGAACAGATTGCACTGTTTGTATTATGTGATTTGTTTGATATTATGGGGCTCagtgtcaaatgtcaaatgtcaaatgctCAAAAGTATTGTTTTGACTATTGGATATTGTTCTTATAGATCACAAGTCACAAGTCTGTAACCCAAAGTGTCTTGAAGGCTGAGAACTAGTGCCTCGTGTAGTCGTACAGGAGGTGTGCTTTCACTGACTCTGCAATATTTTTACAATTACTCCTGATGAGCAAATGCTGATTACATCAGGGGAATTCCCAACTTTTCTCCTATACCGAGAGACCTTCTGTCAGTGGATTAATTCCCTGTCAACAGGGAGCCTGGGTTACTTATGCACCTTCCTGTTCCCTTTCAGTTAGTACACTAATGCAGTGGTTAGTGTTATGAACGTACCATCACACATTGATAACGTCAGTGACATTAGTGGGTAAATCTGTAGTCATTTTAGTTTGTTGACAGATTCCAATGTTCTGGCTTGACCTGAGTCAACAGGTTTTTTCTGTAACGGGAGCTCCCACAACTCCCCATGCAAGAATCAATTATCTTTGGAAACCAGCAAGGAGTCACTAAGATTATGGTCAGTGCCTCTGGATGCATTCTTTCCAACGCAGCCTGAACCAGCTCCAAGGGCACAAGATTATAACATTATAACCTAAGATCAGGTGAAAATGCATCCACTCCCAGCAGCGCATCCTCATCGCACATTGATGTTTTCTATGGATGTTACCAGTTCTAGGTTGGCCCAATCTGAATCTTCTccaaatttgtgagaaaaaaccccccaaaacaccCAAAAGACCTAGTGTCCATTTTCCTGCTAGAGTCCCCTTAAGAAGAGATCTGCGCCCAATTTCATCACCCCTGCATGGCCCTCAATGAGAAGAACTGGTCATTATATAATGTAAGCAGTTTGCCTGACAGGGATAGGAGTGCAGAATGTACTTTCTCTTAAGGAGAACAAAATAGTGTCTGTAAATCCCAAATTGTATTTCCAGTGCTGGAAGTATACTCTTTTCCCAAAACGGAGATTGCCATTCCTTTCCTTTAGCTGAAGTAAGCAAACTGTTGACATGTGGGACCTGCAGAGTCTGTCCCACAATCAGCAAGATGGCAAGATACACTTTGTGCAAGCAATTTCTTTGTCTTAATCAATCAAATTTCAAGTCATCACCATTATGTTGTGCGTCACACTTGAGTCCAAGACACATGCCTAAAGTCTTCACCTCTGTTCACACATCATTACCATGGAACACAAATAAGTGTTATGTACTGTGTCTCTTACTATTCAGAGACCATTGTACACTGCAATGAAACCACGATGACAGTGGAAGTGGAGAAGTCCTATCTCATCAGACGCAACGAGGACAACTTACACCTGAAAGACTTCAACGATCCTGCCTGCAACCTGACAACACACTCCAACAGCACCCACCTGGTCGCCATCATGTCGCTGAACACCTGTGGGACCACACTGGAGGTACAGCACACTAAGCCAAAATGTGTCAAAAATATCAACATAATAATGATAGGGTTGAACACACCAGTATTTCTCTGATAACCATGAGAGTTTTTATGGTGTGTTCCTAACATCAACGTCTATTTTATTCTCTTTCACTTTTAGGAAGATGAAGACAACCTTGTCTTCAAGAATGAGATCACATCTGCTGACCCAACTGAAATTATTTCCAGGCAACATGATGTTGAGATCGCCTTTTCATGTGTCTATCCCAAACGGGCCAACCTGACGCTGGGATTCAGACACAAAAACCCATATGCCTTTACAGAGAGAGGCTTTGGTGCTTTCAGCTTTCAGTTTGAATTCTTTGAGAGCAAGAGGTTCAGGAAACAGAAGGAGGCCAGCACTTACCCAGTGGAGGTGTACCTGAAACAGATGATCTTCATGGAGATTGAGTCAACTACCTCCATCCCCAACACAGAGCTGTTTGTGGAGTCCTGCAAGGCAACTCCCTATGACAACCCAAACTCTCGCATTACCTACACTATCATTGAAAATGGGTAGGTGTACGCAGTGATGAAGCAATTCTTCACTTCTGCATGTGCTACAATATTAACATATATCATGTTCAACATGGTTTTGAGGAATACTATTTCTAAACCATTATTACTGCATTATTACAGGTGTGTGAGGGACACCACAGTGCAAATTTACCCCGGCTCCAAGTCTCAATTCAGATTTGGAATGGAGGCTTTTGAATTCATTGGTGCTCATGAGGAGGTAAAGTGAAACATACCAACATTTTGTATACAGAGCAAGGTGTAAATGTACTTTTGGTTTAGTTGAAGGACCGCACCGACTTAATTGTCACCTTACCCATTATGTGATGAGAAGACAGGCaacaaaatcatctctgtgagtCCAGTAGATAGTTCTgtcgcatgctaacgctttagcataccaTATGCTAAGTAATCATACGgtactagcattatcctaaaagtgagaaaatgagaacttgttgcagctttaaggctggatggttagttaattttaatgatgagtctaaacctgccaggcttagggaattggtaaaatagacaaaaaagaaagcactCTTTGGAACTACTTTCAATGCCAGAAAATCTCTTTTCCTTTGAGACTGAGTGTAATTTTTGTTGTTTACACAGGGAGTGAAGTTAGCTAGAAAGCTAAGTGTGTTGTGCTGTTGATCGTAATGGACTTCAGTACTTAGTTTttaatctacaggccatagaataaaaacaaatgggcTGCCTgctggctcagtggtctaaggcgcgtaccatgtaaGTGCGATTTTCTGtgttcgaatccggcccaggacctttgtcgcatttcatccatctccctctctctcccaatctttcctgtctctctatacTTTCACCTGTcgaataaaggtgaaaatgcaaGAAACAAATctataaaagaataaaaaccacTACCAACTTTGGATCGCTAAAATGTCTATCTTCATACTTTAGATAATGCTAATTGCCTACGATtatttaacatactgtatgctaaagcgttgaccaatgggccaaactcaaTCGGTGTAGTCACTTTTCTTTAAAGTGATGGGCCATCACAGCATGTCCCCAGCTGTGCCCAGGTAATCTGAGGAGGGAGTGACTTCAGCCCACTGTGTCCGTAGGTCTACATCACCTGCTCAGTCATCCTGTGTGAGACTGGGGTTCCTGGGACCAGGTGCACTCAGGGATGCATCAGGTCCAACTCAGGGAACCAGCGCCGCAAAAGGGAAGCTATCGCCGAGACTGCCAGGCACTCCATTTCCCAGGGACCTATGCGCCTGTTTAAGACCTCTGACAGCCAAGgtaaatatatttatacacacacacacacctgattgTGCCAGTGTAATTCATGGAAAATTCTTACCACAGCGGCACAagcctctctcactgtctctaaGTTATATGCCGACCATGCCGCTAGAAACCTTTCAGTGTTTGTCTTCTTGGGAACTAGAACTAAGTCTCTAACGTATTtccctttgttttatttctttttgatttgttttgtttgtttttttgtttctatttaatGTTTAGCCTCTGGTCCAAGCCTGAATCTGAGCATGAACCTAATGTTCATTGTCGGCTGCCTCCTGGTGTGTGGAGTGGTGGTCTACCGGTCCAGGAGGTCCAAAGCTAAATACCAACCCCTGCCAACCTCTGACTCAGACTGAGGACCGGAAAGCCATTTTTACCCAGTCAGATCATTCAGGTGGGAGGGACCATAGGTTGATTTGAGTACAcagttatatttttatattatctCTTCAAGGGCAGACATGGTGATTATTAAGCCTCGTGTCATGTGAGAATGACAGGTgatcaagggtggaagtaactaattacatttactctgtatactttactgtaattgagcagcttttttgtgtacttgtacttctTTGAGTATTTTgtgtatagtagtagtatttttttacctaagtatgtttttactgaagtactgtacttcactgcattttaaatcacatccattacagagtataCATTTTGTAGCTCTCCATTAGCGTCAGAAATTAGACATAAACTgtcaaattgtggagccattcacagtgaactgtcagtcagcaaagtagagaagagtaatctgtttttactttgtttgtgcactttattttgtaaattctctctgtcctctcatccttttagagttgcatggaaaagatcacatgtaacaatgttctcttttctaaaaaaataaCTCATTAAGGTTTATTCTAACATTTTAAataagctactttttactttaacttaagtagatttttacaccagtacgtctacttaagtaaaatatcagcaaaatgcttctacttgagtaggacattctagtactctttccaccactgcaggtgatatttgattttcacatataataataatacagtgtATAACTTTGTCAGCCAGTCACTCAGCTGAGAAGTGGGCTGTCAACACGAGCTCTACTGAGCACCATGAGCATCACGTACGCAGGTGCAGGTTTTTCTTGTTAAGGcgaggcaccacaggtgaaaatggtgatTTTGGCTGAATTGGTCAACTTTGAGATATTGTCATATTTTGCTTCTATAACAACTATAGTTTCATAAATTGTACAAAACTAATCAAATACAATTATAAAAAgataattaattttattttaacttCTAGCAACTTAGTGaccattttctcaaaatgatGTACTCCTTCTATCCAAAACACTTAACAACTTAAGTACCAAATTTTGCATGGTGTTTTTTAACAAAAATAGCTGGTAATTTACAGAAGCTTTCTTTAGTATcttttgtcatttactttttatgaacatgaaaaaatagttaaaaattGTAAATTTCCATGACATACATAGTGTTTTGTAGATAATTCATCAAAAAAACTAAATTTGGACAAATCTTTCTTACAATTACTAACCATTTAGTAGTTTAGTCAGATTGAAGGAATCTGCACTCTGACAAAAAACTAATTTAAATTTACAAATTTTCCCACTATAATTGCTTTTTtaagaaaatactgttcaatTATTTTGCCGTATTCACCTGTGGCGCCTCCccttaaacattttatttagtcATGTCAGTCAATTGTTGTTGTCTTTAAATGTCAACATAAAATGTATGTTATGTTGGGATATTTTTGTTGTAATTGAAAAGGAAAAGGATTATATGCTAAGATAAAGATATAGAGAGATCTATCATGTCTGTGAACAATTAAactgttttttatatttttcaaatattCCTGTTGTGTCTGAGATTTTATAAAACAGCATGATACCCCAAAAGGACTGAAGGCTTTTATTGAGCCACTCATTCCTTTAGAGTCAAGTGGAATGTGTGTGATTTTTGTGAGAGATAAATGTGGATTTGTGAAGAAGAAAGTGAGGAAAGATTGTGGGAGGGAAAGGTCAAGATTCATTTTTCTACTTTAGGATAATGACAAATTACTGTCTGttccactgacaatgaatgggacaCTGACTTTGTGAACTCTTAGAATGAAGGCTGAGCTTTTacatttgaatgaaaaaaaaactgcaatacTGCTATGAGTTCCAAACTAGTAAATATACCCTTATATGCAGGTGTTGTCAGGGAGTTACTTGGAGACTGGACCCAAGTGCAGAAACCAGCAGAGAGGGAACTTAGCTAAAGCAAAAGGTTTTAATCGATGAACTTAGGCAGTGTACAAAACAGGAAGTCCAAAAAGCAAAATCCGAAACAGGCTGGCAAACAAAGGAAGACAAAAACCAAACCTGGCCGGCAACAAGGCAAGAAGATATTCACATGGAACACAGGGAACACAGAAGACGAAGCAGGTAACTtgggaaaacacaacagacgaACTGACACCACTCCAGGGAAACACAGActacttaaacacacacacactaacggGAAAAtgaggaacagctggcaggagggaAAATTAGTCCAGGAGCTGATAGGAAGAAGGCAGGCTGGTGAAGGGGGAACATGGCAACAGGGCAAACGAGGGTGATgcagggcaggtgtggagggaaggagcacagAAGGGAAGAAAGTCCAAGGGcatctagtggctggcaggaggatggcaggactggggagtgaaaggagtggtgaccaggacacaggggcagacaggggcagaccatgacagACCCAAGGGCTAGAGCTGAGaggggcagatcatggcagGTGTGCCTTTTATATATTAAAAGTGAAGACCACTTCAATGCAATTCTCAGATTTAATGCTGAAATTTAATTCTTTCAACTTTCATCACAGCCTGCACAAACTGAAATGTCTGCATTCAAGCCTAACCACTGGCATTCTGATTGTTTGATACCAGCATGTGCCAAATCTTTGCAGATGTATGTGTATTAAGCATATATTAATCAGTGTTCTTCACTGAAACTTGTCTTTAGATGACAAAGAATGTCTACTAATAAGAAATGTCTATAAGCAAGATAACAAGAGTTGCCAGAAGTGCCACGGATTTCAGAAGAAATGTCtactcattcatttattcatcagACTTGGGTTTGTGGTCTGGTGTAAACTCTACAATCCTCTTTAACTAAATGCTCATAATCCTCATAGAATCATTGTATCATCATAATGAAGACTAAATGTggatgaattttcattgtacCACTGAGACAGTTGAAGTGCAACAGACTTTAGGATCAGAGTTTAAAAGCTATTTAAAACATTACAAATTTAATATGCAAAGGTTTTAGGGTgactttgatgaaaaaaaacaaacatgcaattTAATAAACTTTATAAATTACTTCATTATTTCCATTTCTGTCAGCCTGTCACATCCCTCTGTTCTCTGAATGAACCAAAGGAGTGGATCACTTTATCAGTCTTAGATTCCTTCTACTCTGAGATAGCAGCTACATAAGTTATATAACAACAACTAACTGTGGTTCCTGCAAATGCTATGTCACGTCTTCTACCTATTACCTACTGATCTACCCACGTTCCTTTTGAAAAGGCACCACATAAATAAAGACTACAAAATGGAGTATGAGCTAGATGCAAATTTGTATATGCATGTGCATTATTGCTAAATGTGAAAGTTTTTTCTTAAACATGCAGGTGAAATGGACCATAACGTGGCCTCACCCGGCCTTTGTCTAAATAATCACATGGTCAAGTTCCCACAGCTTTGCATGCGACAGGATATCAAATCACTGACAAGCTGGAAGACTTGATTCACACTGGTATGTGCCCAGTGCAGTTACTTCCTTGTAGATTTAGCATTGGATTTACTAACTGAGATTCATTTATTGTGAATGTGCATTCCGCACAGTACAAAGACAGTTTGTTCACCTGAAACGTTTCATTTAAATCTCTTTGTCCTGGATTTCATGACAAATTCCTACAATTAGTCCATTTAAGTGGAGCTCACTGTGTTCTTAATCAAGGCTAAACTTACGCACATGTTGCTCTGTTTGGTCTTGACCTCTTTAGTCTTGctcttgacttggacttggacttaAATAGACTCACTTGACTTTAGTGCTCTTACCCGCCACACTCATCAGTTCCCTAGTACAATGGCAGAGCCCTGAACTaggatttgttttgtgtttaaattatttttgatttttgaatAGGATATTCTACTTTCATATCCCATCTCTGAATACagatccatttttatttttaataaatcaatttaCCTTACTAACCTATAGTAGCTGTCAACttcaagaaaaacagccttgtttttagctgtttgACAATTTTTGACATGATCCAATGGGGTttcaaagggtttcatcagcccaagaggtcagagaattttctcaacctaAAGAGGAcaatgtaatccttcaatttatgTTAAAACATGAAACTCACCAATCACCTTATGAGGTTTTCAGGCGACGGCAGCACTATAAAACCAAAACCACTAGATCAACTGAAGGAAAGTATATAGGCCTGTCTCACAAAGCATGCGAGTTCAACATAGTCAGGTTATCTCTGTGATAACTGGCTTCACACAATGGCGATCCCACAGAACTGGTCTCACGAAGCTGGTTATCAAcaggctctgtcaacccaggagtTTTCAATCCTACTGTGAGCATGTTCACACGAAaggggcggggtttgtaacaagtAGCCAATCatatgcaacatggacagaccCAGAGCAGCTGATTTAAGATAAAGGCCCGGTCACACTACGTGCCAAAGTGCACACATATTTACTTTGCCCCACATTCATCTCCATTGAAAGGCCCAAAGTGTGAAGGCCAAATACAAAACATAATTTCCGGTAAATAGTAAAGCAAAAAAGATGCAGCGTATAACTTGTAGTCTGTCATGAGGCAGGACTCAATTTATGCATGTAGAGATTTGATAGATGACAGTTTTAAGatagaattattattttttttttcacttttgcctttattagatcgGTCACAGTAGAACAAGACAGGAAAGaccgtgagagagagagggacgacaTGATATGAGCCTACAGTCAACAAAAAGCCTGCTCACTCCCCTTTGACATCCTGCATAATTTTGTTGTGCTATGTTCTCTCAAAATACATTAATTTGGATGTTTTTCCTCTATctaaagaacaaaaaataacatttc is a genomic window of Centroberyx gerrardi isolate f3 chromosome 1, fCenGer3.hap1.cur.20231027, whole genome shotgun sequence containing:
- the LOC139923273 gene encoding uncharacterized protein LOC139923273; amino-acid sequence: MASVTLLLQLLVLVSSVSAWRYRNNYVYYGGSVTFTPKGQNSDGTYEVELRNKQTHYYCYQNGFTCSSGNCGTQTSSTTATIARNSYGFNWCQYEVVMSRKLQSNRPFEIRYPSYTNYYYGQGYWIANSRSSRAGWRMTAHVDLGTRSDTRESNKSPITAMSPVLRITRNCPRAINMTVFDPDGDRVRCRYAASSAAECGLCYQPEGFSLDQNSCSLSYSPSSQTGIHAFELVVEDFPRKHITVSYSDGSYTSKNPLSVGRNKRAITITPSFSSSTTTAATTTTAAPTTTTVASTTTAPPTTTTFPPTTTTFAPTTTTFAPTTTTFPPTTTFAPTTTTGPPTRTTFPPTTTTAPPTTTTFPPTTTTASPTTTTAPPTTTTFPPTTTTAPPTTTTFPPTTTTAPPTTTTAPPTTTTASPTTTTAPPTTTTFPPTTTTASPTTTTEPTTTLPPSTTMPYRSSIAPLSKLPLQFSVHVDSHYAPSCLDGDYFPIFLSPTPSNGVNLPAFVNNTLEIKVRSTAQHATIYDLIITGPKGISKQKTSTEEYTIKWTPTDDEVNDHFPICFVSEARDRHYRIYHSELRCVTADVGHHETIVHCNETTMTVEVEKSYLIRRNEDNLHLKDFNDPACNLTTHSNSTHLVAIMSLNTCGTTLEEDEDNLVFKNEITSADPTEIISRQHDVEIAFSCVYPKRANLTLGFRHKNPYAFTERGFGAFSFQFEFFESKRFRKQKEASTYPVEVYLKQMIFMEIESTTSIPNTELFVESCKATPYDNPNSRITYTIIENGCVRDTTVQIYPGSKSQFRFGMEAFEFIGAHEEVYITCSVILCETGVPGTRCTQGCIRSNSGNQRRKREAIAETARHSISQGPMRLFKTSDSQASGPSLNLSMNLMFIVGCLLVCGVVVYRSRRSKAKYQPLPTSDSD